In Candidatus Rokuibacteriota bacterium, the following are encoded in one genomic region:
- a CDS encoding L-seryl-tRNA(Sec) selenium transferase: protein MAKSAGETRQAWLRALPSVDQLLKRLEGNGALSGVPRARVVAAVRECLAAERRRILETLRAGSRPSPPELDGLARRVAGELARAGVFSLAPLINATGVVLHTNLGRAILSPLALERLRHVASGYSNLELDVAEKERGSRYAHVDGLLRRLTGAEASLVVNNNAAAVLLALESLARGKEVVVSRGELIEIGGEFRIPDIMRRSGAILREVGTTNRTHLKDYAEAIGPETALLLKVHTSNYRILGFTAQVPARELVELGRQRGTPVMEDLGSGCRVDLRPYGFPYEPTVPEAVATGIDLVTFSGDKLLGGPQAGIVVGRADFVARLTRNPLNRALRVDKLTLAALEATLYAYEAGTALQTLPVLRMLTEPLTLVRRRARRLLGRLDATTRGVLGAAVVEGKSQVGGGALPLVELPTAALSLAGRSADELDRALRTGQPRVVARILEDRLLLDCRTVQDAEVPLVARALTRLADQLNAR from the coding sequence ATGGCGAAGTCGGCGGGTGAGACTCGCCAGGCGTGGCTGCGGGCGCTCCCCTCGGTGGACCAACTCCTGAAGCGCCTCGAGGGGAACGGGGCGCTGTCGGGCGTGCCGCGCGCCCGTGTCGTGGCCGCCGTGCGGGAGTGCCTGGCCGCCGAGCGGCGGCGGATCCTGGAGACGCTGCGCGCGGGCAGCCGGCCTTCGCCGCCCGAGCTGGACGGGCTCGCGCGGCGCGTCGCGGGAGAGCTCGCCCGCGCCGGCGTCTTCTCCCTGGCCCCCCTCATCAACGCGACCGGGGTGGTCCTTCACACCAACCTGGGGCGGGCCATCCTCTCCCCCCTCGCCCTCGAGCGGCTCAGGCACGTGGCGAGCGGCTACTCCAACCTGGAGCTCGACGTCGCCGAGAAGGAGCGCGGCTCCCGCTACGCCCACGTCGACGGTCTCCTGCGCCGGCTGACGGGGGCCGAGGCCTCGCTCGTCGTGAACAACAACGCCGCGGCCGTGCTCCTGGCCCTCGAGAGCCTGGCGCGCGGGAAGGAAGTGGTCGTCTCCCGCGGCGAGCTGATCGAGATCGGCGGGGAGTTCAGGATTCCGGACATCATGCGACGGTCCGGCGCGATCCTGCGCGAGGTCGGGACCACGAACCGCACCCACCTGAAGGACTACGCCGAGGCGATCGGCCCCGAGACCGCGCTCCTCCTGAAGGTCCACACCTCCAACTACCGGATCCTCGGGTTCACGGCACAGGTCCCGGCCCGGGAGCTCGTCGAGCTCGGCCGCCAGCGCGGGACGCCCGTGATGGAGGACCTGGGCTCGGGCTGCCGCGTGGACCTCCGCCCCTACGGTTTTCCGTACGAGCCCACGGTGCCCGAAGCGGTGGCCACGGGGATCGATCTCGTCACGTTCTCGGGTGACAAACTCCTCGGCGGACCGCAGGCCGGCATCGTCGTGGGGCGAGCCGACTTCGTCGCGCGCCTCACGCGGAACCCTCTCAACCGAGCGCTGCGCGTGGATAAACTCACCCTGGCGGCCCTGGAGGCCACCCTCTACGCCTACGAGGCGGGGACCGCCCTCCAGACGCTCCCGGTGCTGCGGATGCTCACCGAGCCCCTCACTCTCGTCCGGCGGCGCGCGCGCCGGCTCCTCGGACGGCTCGACGCGACGACGCGAGGGGTGCTGGGGGCGGCCGTCGTGGAAGGCAAGTCCCAGGTGGGAGGCGGGGCGCTCCCGCTGGTGGAGCTGCCGACCGCGGCTCTCTCCCTCGCGGGTCGCTCGGCCGACGAGCTGGACAGGGCCCTCCGCACCGGCCAGCCGCGCGTGGTGGCGCGCATCCTGGAGGACCGGCTGCTCCTGGATTGCCGGACCGTCCAGGACGCCGAGGTCCCCCTCGTCGCCCGCGCTCTCACACGCCTGGCGGACCAGCTCAACGCTCGATGA
- a CDS encoding DUF3105 domain-containing protein: MAKSKKTSAGSRSRAVRRYAWPVGGGAALVAAALVGWFAYQSAANLPGERVPSLGNTHIQMLGQPHAPYNSDPPTSGPHLPYIAPWGIHTASIPKELQVHNLEDGGVLVQYNCPPGCPDLVEKLAAIVRRYEKQVILAPYPGMDKRIALTAWGRIDKFDELDEKRIARFITAYKGIDHHPR; the protein is encoded by the coding sequence ATGGCGAAGTCGAAGAAGACGTCCGCGGGATCGCGGAGCCGCGCGGTGCGCCGGTATGCGTGGCCGGTCGGCGGGGGCGCTGCGCTCGTGGCGGCGGCGCTCGTCGGGTGGTTTGCCTACCAGTCCGCCGCGAACCTGCCCGGCGAGCGGGTGCCGAGCCTGGGCAACACCCATATCCAGATGCTCGGGCAGCCTCACGCCCCCTACAACTCGGATCCGCCGACCTCGGGGCCGCACCTGCCCTACATCGCGCCGTGGGGCATCCACACCGCTTCCATTCCCAAGGAGCTCCAGGTCCACAACCTGGAGGACGGCGGCGTGCTCGTCCAGTACAACTGCCCCCCGGGCTGCCCGGACCTGGTGGAGAAGCTCGCGGCCATCGTGCGCCGCTACGAGAAGCAGGTCATCCTGGCTCCCTACCCGGGGATGGACAAGCGGATCGCGCTCACGGCCTGGGGGCGCATCGACAAGTTCGACGAGCTCGACGAGAAGCGGATCGCGCGCTTCATCACCGCCTACAAGGGCATTGACCATCATCCGCGGTAA